Within the Sphingobium herbicidovorans genome, the region CCACACCTAGAATAATAAGATCACTTAACTGGAGAGGATTTTCCGGCGGCGGCAGCGATGCCGCACGCCAAGCTCAACGTGCAGGGAGAGTCCTAATGTCTTCTGAAATTCGCCGACGGCAGCGTTTGCCGCTTCTCGCCACCAGCATGATGGCCGGTGTCGCGGCTAATCTGTTCGCGCCCGCGGCACTGGCGCAGGCCGAAGCCCAGCCGCAGGCAGCAGCGCAGGATGGCGGCATCGCCGACATCATCGTCACGGCCAACCGCCGCCAGGAACGCAACCAGGACGTGCCGATCGCCATCACCGCTTTCTCGCCCGACCGGCTTGAGCAGCAGGGCATCGCCAAGGAGCAGGATCTGCAGGCGAGCGTGCCGTCGCTGGTCGTAGGTCCCAACGGCCAGGGTTCGCGTGACGCACAGTCCTTCACCATTCGCGGTCAGGGCGCAACTTTCCAGGCATCGCCGGGCGTCGTCGTTTACATGAACGAAGTCCCTTTGCCGGCGGGCATCACGCTTAGCCAGCAGGGTGGCCCTGGCAACTTCGTGGATCTTGAGAATCTGCAGGTCCTGTCCGGCCCGCAGGGTACGCTCTTCGGCCGGAACACGACCGGCGGCGCGGTTCTGCTGGTGCCAAAGAAGCCAACCAACAATTTCGGCGGCTGGATCAAGGGCGAGATCGGCAATTATGACCGCCGTTATATCGAAGGCGCGGTTAATATTCCGGTCATCGAAGACAAGCTGCTGGTTCGCGTCGTCGGCGCATTCCATGACCGCGACGGTTATACGCGCGATGTCGTGTGGAACAAGGATCGCGACGACGAGCATTGGTATTCGGGCCGCATCGGCATTACCTTCAAACCCACCGAGACCATCGAAAATTACACGATGATCTATGGTGCGAAGTCGAGCAACAATGGTGCGGGCTTTGTGCATAAGGGTTACAACATCGATGGCGCTGGTGGCCTGGCCCAATTGGGACTGTGCGCGAACGCCCCGGTTGCAGCAATCGGCCCGTTTTCATGTGATGTCTATCGTGCCGCTACGGCTCGAGCAGACGCACTTGGCCCCCGGCAGACCGCGCTCGGCGTCGATATCTTCTCGCGCACCAAGACCTGGGGCGTCACCAACACGACCGATTTCGAGCTGAGCGACGAACTGACGCTGCGCAACATCGTCAGCTTCCAGAAGCTGGAGCTGGATTATGCCTATGACAGCGATGGCACCGTCCTGCAGCAGCATGACGTCGATCCCAATCGTCTGCCCGCGCCGGGCCAGGTCGTGCTCCCCGGCACGAACATTCCGCTCACCTATTTCAACGAGAATGATCCGGGCTTCCCGCGCGATGATCTGAAGCAGTTCACGGAAGAATTGCAGTTGCAGGGTTCCACGCTGGACAAGCAACTGACCTACACCGTTGGCGGCTTCTATTATGACCAGCGGCCAAGCGGCACGCAGGCCGGCAGCGCGATCGTTTACTGCCCGGCATTCGCCACGGGGTCGGACCTCGATAACCCCGTGCCCTTGCCCGGGGGCGACGTCTCATGCCCCGGCAACTACAGCACCTATGGCACGACCCAGACGTCCAAGGCGCTCTATGCTCAGGCGACGTTTGACTTCGGGGCGGTATCACCTGCTCTGGAGAGCCTGCGTCTGACCGGTGGCTATCGTCACACCTGGGATAAGGTCCGCGGTTACTCCACGGCTTTCTTGCCCAATGCAGATGGGACCACTGCGACTTGTTCATCGACAGGCCTGTCAGTACCCATCG harbors:
- a CDS encoding TonB-dependent receptor, coding for MSSEIRRRQRLPLLATSMMAGVAANLFAPAALAQAEAQPQAAAQDGGIADIIVTANRRQERNQDVPIAITAFSPDRLEQQGIAKEQDLQASVPSLVVGPNGQGSRDAQSFTIRGQGATFQASPGVVVYMNEVPLPAGITLSQQGGPGNFVDLENLQVLSGPQGTLFGRNTTGGAVLLVPKKPTNNFGGWIKGEIGNYDRRYIEGAVNIPVIEDKLLVRVVGAFHDRDGYTRDVVWNKDRDDEHWYSGRIGITFKPTETIENYTMIYGAKSSNNGAGFVHKGYNIDGAGGLAQLGLCANAPVAAIGPFSCDVYRAATARADALGPRQTALGVDIFSRTKTWGVTNTTDFELSDELTLRNIVSFQKLELDYAYDSDGTVLQQHDVDPNRLPAPGQVVLPGTNIPLTYFNENDPGFPRDDLKQFTEELQLQGSTLDKQLTYTVGGFYYDQRPSGTQAGSAIVYCPAFATGSDLDNPVPLPGGDVSCPGNYSTYGTTQTSKALYAQATFDFGAVSPALESLRLTGGYRHTWDKVRGYSTAFLPNADGTTATCSSTGLSVPIATAVADCNYTAELNSKASTWLIGLDYKVTRDVLLFGKVSRGYKAGGFNQQAVFTNTRTFEPETVTSYEAGFKADFRIADVPFRLNTSAYLLDYKDIQRAGADFNPGSGAGGAVVRNADARIKGVEVEASMQPFQGLEIGGNFSHTDAKYKTYEFTTNTGGLGCNGGVAPGGTVDLSCLPFQYVSPYIWSIHANATVPVGDDMGKLNFFVNYSHTSRQYTDPGNVPSVQPGAYLEAFGLLNMSLDWNDVARSGFDVGLFVTNATNKLYRISNTNVFQGGGLLYQSTLYGEPRMYGLRLKYRFGGE